One stretch of Schlesneria sp. DSM 10557 DNA includes these proteins:
- a CDS encoding SGNH/GDSL hydrolase family protein, with amino-acid sequence MLRLRQWCLIVLTCFASTLPAPRPRAESAEFFFKDGDVVVMIGDSITEQHLYSNYVEMWTVTRFPHWKLTFRNVGIGGDTSGGGNARFARDVLAFKPTAMTVDFGMNDGRYRAFEEATFNPYMNGLQGMADQARAASIRTAWITPQPLDDGAQGPTALTGYNLTLEKFSDGVKTIAEKNGGIFVDQFHPYLTVLDRARKQHPKYERITGGDAVHPGPPGQALMAASILKGLNFPSFISSTEIDVKSKKVVSQTNCKVEVEGAAENRLSFNRTDVALPFFPMEAFSILEFASILDDLNEYQLKVTGLPEGKYEIQVGGKVVAERTSEQLANGVNLAAGVLANGTIADQVKEVRAAIEKKNRFHHQSIFRGIVLTSVPAWVHEVISEGELTAKRNELIQKRLSQLPALDEEVAKALVMKPHRFDIVPKADSDDR; translated from the coding sequence ATGCTGCGACTTCGCCAGTGGTGCCTCATTGTTTTGACCTGCTTTGCCTCGACACTGCCCGCCCCCCGGCCCCGTGCGGAATCGGCCGAGTTCTTCTTCAAGGATGGCGATGTCGTTGTCATGATCGGTGACAGTATCACCGAACAGCATCTGTATTCGAACTATGTCGAAATGTGGACGGTGACGCGTTTCCCACACTGGAAACTGACGTTCCGGAACGTCGGCATTGGGGGCGATACCTCGGGAGGAGGCAATGCCAGATTCGCTCGCGATGTCCTGGCGTTCAAACCGACTGCGATGACGGTCGACTTCGGGATGAACGACGGACGCTACCGTGCTTTTGAAGAGGCGACGTTCAATCCATACATGAATGGACTGCAGGGAATGGCCGATCAGGCTCGTGCAGCCAGCATTCGGACTGCGTGGATCACGCCGCAGCCACTGGATGATGGAGCACAGGGACCGACTGCATTGACCGGATACAACCTGACGCTGGAGAAGTTCTCGGACGGAGTCAAAACGATCGCCGAAAAGAATGGCGGCATTTTTGTGGATCAGTTTCATCCCTATCTGACAGTTCTCGATCGGGCTCGCAAGCAGCATCCCAAGTATGAACGGATTACAGGGGGCGATGCCGTCCATCCGGGGCCTCCTGGCCAGGCACTGATGGCAGCGTCGATCTTGAAGGGGCTGAACTTCCCCTCGTTCATCTCTTCGACCGAGATTGATGTGAAGTCCAAAAAGGTTGTGTCGCAGACGAACTGCAAGGTCGAAGTTGAAGGGGCAGCAGAGAACCGCCTGTCGTTCAATCGCACCGATGTGGCATTGCCCTTCTTCCCGATGGAAGCCTTCAGCATCCTGGAATTCGCTTCGATCCTCGATGACCTGAATGAGTACCAGTTGAAGGTGACAGGCCTGCCCGAAGGCAAATACGAGATCCAGGTGGGGGGCAAAGTGGTGGCAGAACGGACATCAGAACAACTGGCCAACGGGGTGAACCTGGCTGCGGGTGTGCTGGCGAACGGCACCATCGCCGATCAGGTCAAAGAAGTTCGGGCGGCGATTGAGAAAAAGAACCGCTTTCATCATCAGTCCATCTTCCGGGGCATCGTCCTGACGAGTGTCCCTGCCTGGGTTCACGAAGTCATTTCCGAGGGAGAGCTGACGGCCAAGCGGAATGAACTGATTCAAAAGCGGCTGTCGCAGTTGCCGGCTCTCGATGAAGAGGTGGCAAAAGCACTGGTCATGAAGCCGCATCGATTCGACATTGTCCCCAAGGCAGACTCGGACGATCGCTGA
- a CDS encoding DUF1598 domain-containing protein: MGGGAGGTGGLGGGFGGGLAASGWWEQPEHQRRIRIDADGILSLVTTADGNDGLDKKRRDMLAKKYLSRDLTQSASRRMVSLVQLEKQLEAVLAAGNPIPDEVFYLAGLQRIEHIFVVPEEQDLIIAGPADGFAPDAVGRMIGVASARPVLRLDDLIVALRTVPRAPQIGCSIDPVPARLAELQKFVRQGVPATKQEVEARFNQMDDILGLQDVRIDGVPPDSHFATILVEADYRMKRIAIGVEQPAVKGLKSHLAMLGKGGNVMQRWWFVPLYDAIYQSEDGLSYQFTGQRAQLLAEDEVTDEFGNRSTATTTHKSTHGFAKQFTQKFAQLADKSPVFGELQNLIDWVVLASLIRKEQLAERVGWKQSLFLDAERLTYPTFNPPKQVPSLVNFKESGNLVIGLVGGGVTISTHRPPDLVKATDRTASQLEFTRKSAVVTPPGTAHTWWWDIPAVDKGSSKKATSR, from the coding sequence GTGGGTGGAGGGGCCGGAGGGACAGGGGGTCTCGGTGGTGGATTCGGCGGGGGTTTGGCGGCCTCGGGGTGGTGGGAACAACCAGAACACCAGCGCCGGATCCGGATCGATGCGGACGGCATCCTCTCGCTGGTCACGACGGCGGACGGGAATGACGGTCTCGACAAAAAACGTCGCGACATGCTTGCGAAGAAATACCTCTCCCGGGATCTGACCCAATCAGCCTCCCGCCGGATGGTGTCACTGGTCCAGCTTGAAAAGCAGCTGGAAGCAGTCCTTGCAGCAGGAAACCCGATCCCCGACGAAGTCTTCTACCTCGCGGGGCTGCAGCGGATCGAGCACATCTTCGTCGTACCGGAAGAGCAGGACCTGATCATCGCCGGACCTGCTGACGGATTTGCGCCCGATGCAGTCGGACGCATGATTGGTGTCGCGTCAGCACGCCCCGTCCTGCGGCTGGACGACCTGATTGTCGCCCTGCGTACGGTTCCCCGAGCCCCGCAGATCGGGTGTTCCATCGACCCTGTTCCCGCTCGTCTGGCAGAACTGCAGAAGTTCGTTCGGCAAGGGGTGCCTGCGACGAAACAGGAAGTTGAAGCCCGGTTCAACCAGATGGATGACATCCTGGGACTGCAGGATGTGCGGATCGATGGTGTCCCCCCAGACTCCCATTTCGCGACGATCCTGGTGGAAGCAGACTACCGCATGAAGCGGATTGCCATCGGCGTCGAACAGCCCGCGGTCAAAGGGCTGAAAAGTCACCTGGCCATGCTCGGCAAGGGTGGGAACGTCATGCAGCGATGGTGGTTTGTGCCGCTGTACGATGCCATTTATCAGAGCGAAGATGGCCTCTCATACCAGTTTACGGGTCAACGGGCTCAGCTTCTGGCCGAAGATGAGGTGACCGATGAGTTCGGCAACCGCTCCACCGCCACGACGACTCATAAGTCGACCCACGGCTTTGCCAAACAGTTCACCCAAAAATTTGCGCAACTGGCCGACAAATCGCCTGTTTTCGGCGAACTTCAGAATCTCATCGACTGGGTCGTGCTGGCATCGCTCATTCGAAAGGAACAACTGGCCGAACGTGTTGGCTGGAAGCAATCCCTGTTTCTCGACGCCGAGCGACTCACCTACCCGACGTTCAACCCGCCGAAACAAGTCCCCTCACTGGTCAACTTCAAGGAAAGTGGCAATCTCGTGATCGGACTTGTCGGGGGGGGTGTCACGATTTCGACACACCGTCCCCCCGATCTGGTCAAGGCAACGGACCGGACGGCATCGCAGTTAGAATTCACCCGCAAGTCAGCCGTAGTGACTCCACCCGGCACGGCTCACACGTGGTGGTGGGACATCCCGGCCGTCGACAAGGGATCGTCCAAGAAGGCAACCTCTCGCTGA
- a CDS encoding carbon storage regulator, with translation MLVLSRKSGGEITIAGGIKITVLKISGNRVRLGVDAPPEMSIRRDHCDQPGAPACVENKQS, from the coding sequence ATGCTGGTGCTATCAAGGAAGTCAGGAGGCGAAATCACAATCGCGGGCGGGATCAAGATCACGGTCCTGAAGATTTCGGGCAATCGCGTACGCCTGGGTGTTGATGCTCCCCCCGAAATGTCCATCCGCCGGGATCACTGCGATCAGCCCGGTGCACCTGCGTGCGTCGAGAACAAGCAGTCCTGA
- a CDS encoding OmpH family outer membrane protein encodes MRHVGVFVVLSGCVASLIGCGQTSGPAAAGSRGGMAVVDLDKVAAETGRDRLLAQSLELAQNTLNQGYAKTVESAKDQLAAKKKGLGTEPTEDELKELSQMERSAVTQLTQIQNKARAEFEQYKQVQIAKFRAELKPITQEVAAKRGLSIVIPKNEGLLLSVDPGVDITDEVVKVLKEKHPIAPAAAQDGAAKSARAMSPANASGAAKTAAAEEEEELDEAIR; translated from the coding sequence ATGCGTCACGTTGGTGTGTTTGTCGTACTTTCGGGTTGCGTTGCGAGTTTGATTGGGTGCGGACAGACCAGCGGGCCAGCCGCGGCAGGGTCACGCGGCGGGATGGCCGTGGTCGATCTGGACAAGGTGGCCGCCGAAACCGGTCGTGACCGCCTTCTGGCCCAGTCGCTCGAGCTGGCTCAGAACACGCTGAATCAGGGCTACGCCAAGACCGTGGAAAGCGCCAAGGATCAGCTCGCCGCGAAGAAAAAAGGTCTCGGAACCGAGCCGACCGAAGATGAACTGAAAGAACTCTCTCAGATGGAGCGTTCGGCTGTGACGCAGTTGACCCAGATTCAGAACAAGGCACGGGCCGAGTTTGAACAGTACAAGCAGGTTCAGATCGCCAAGTTCCGCGCGGAATTGAAGCCCATCACCCAGGAAGTCGCTGCCAAACGGGGTCTCAGTATTGTGATTCCCAAGAACGAAGGCTTGCTGCTGTCGGTTGATCCAGGTGTCGACATCACCGACGAAGTCGTCAAAGTGCTGAAAGAAAAGCACCCCATTGCCCCCGCCGCTGCACAGGACGGAGCCGCGAAATCCGCACGAGCGATGTCTCCCGCAAACGCTTCCGGCGCTGCGAAGACCGCCGCTGCAGAAGAAGAGGAAGAACTGGACGAAGCGATTCGTTAA
- a CDS encoding enoyl-ACP reductase yields MSLMAGKKGLVFGIANDYSIAWAITEQLHKEGASLGFTHLPDRDPANPKMERRVRKLVEPIGAKMLVSCDVQKDEDLDKTFAQAKETFGTLDFIVHSIAYAPMDDLKGPVYGCSRDGFKTSMDISVYSLMAICKRAQELMPDGGSIITLSYLGGERVIPGYNVMGLCKAALESSVGYLAHELGPKKIRVNSLSAGAIKTLSSSAVSGIDVMLKMYEALSPLRRPTDVEEVGKTGLYLLSDMSSAVTGETLHVDCGFHIMGAPPHDAKIQ; encoded by the coding sequence ATGAGTTTGATGGCTGGGAAAAAAGGCTTGGTATTTGGGATCGCCAACGATTATTCGATCGCGTGGGCGATTACCGAACAACTGCATAAAGAAGGTGCGTCACTTGGGTTCACGCATCTCCCGGACAGGGATCCAGCCAATCCAAAAATGGAGCGGCGAGTGCGAAAACTGGTCGAGCCGATCGGGGCCAAGATGCTGGTTTCGTGCGACGTCCAGAAGGATGAAGATCTCGATAAGACATTCGCCCAGGCAAAAGAAACATTCGGGACACTGGACTTCATCGTTCACTCGATCGCTTATGCGCCGATGGACGATCTGAAGGGGCCTGTCTACGGCTGCAGCCGCGACGGCTTCAAAACCTCAATGGATATCAGTGTTTACAGCCTGATGGCAATCTGCAAACGAGCCCAGGAACTGATGCCTGACGGCGGCAGCATCATTACGCTGTCCTACCTGGGCGGGGAACGCGTCATTCCCGGCTACAACGTGATGGGATTGTGCAAAGCGGCCCTCGAATCCTCCGTCGGCTACCTGGCACACGAACTGGGCCCCAAGAAGATTCGCGTCAATTCGTTGAGTGCCGGGGCCATCAAGACCCTCAGTTCTTCCGCCGTCAGTGGGATCGACGTCATGCTGAAGATGTACGAAGCCCTGTCGCCGCTCCGCCGTCCAACCGACGTCGAAGAAGTCGGCAAGACAGGCCTTTATCTCCTCAGCGATATGTCGAGCGCTGTGACCGGAGAAACACTGCACGTCGATTGTGGTTTCCACATTATGGGAGCCCCTCCTCACGACGCCAAAATCCAGTGA
- a CDS encoding SOS response-associated peptidase: protein MSPAELADVFELFREPDWEPRYNLGPMQKALAVRQHSPGERLAEPLLWGLIPSWSKTKLTGPPLNNARAETIDSKPSFSQSFQLRRCLIPANGFFEWKRLDSKSKQPWNIFRADGQPLALAGIWDRWQAVDGTVIESCAVVTTEANSFMAQIHDRMPVILEKEDWKAWLDPKLVDLEVLRRFLVPCPSEFLAATPVCSLVNNVKYDSPECLKQVTEVRTLF, encoded by the coding sequence ATGTCGCCAGCCGAACTGGCTGACGTCTTCGAACTGTTTCGCGAGCCGGACTGGGAGCCTCGTTATAACCTCGGTCCGATGCAGAAGGCGCTGGCCGTGCGGCAGCATTCTCCGGGTGAACGACTTGCAGAACCTTTGCTATGGGGGCTGATCCCTTCCTGGTCAAAGACAAAACTGACCGGCCCACCTCTGAATAACGCTCGTGCTGAAACCATTGATTCGAAACCGTCGTTCAGTCAGTCGTTTCAGCTTCGCCGATGCCTGATTCCTGCCAACGGGTTTTTCGAATGGAAGCGACTCGATTCGAAATCGAAGCAGCCATGGAATATCTTTCGGGCGGATGGCCAGCCGCTGGCGCTGGCAGGAATCTGGGACCGCTGGCAAGCCGTGGATGGGACGGTCATCGAATCGTGCGCCGTCGTCACGACCGAAGCCAACTCGTTTATGGCCCAGATTCACGACCGGATGCCCGTGATCCTGGAAAAAGAAGACTGGAAAGCCTGGCTCGACCCCAAGCTGGTCGATCTCGAGGTACTCCGACGTTTCCTCGTCCCCTGCCCCAGTGAATTTCTCGCGGCAACCCCTGTTTGCTCACTGGTCAATAACGTGAAGTACGACAGTCCCGAGTGTCTGAAGCAAGTGACCGAAGTGCGGACACTCTTCTAG
- a CDS encoding PQQ-binding-like beta-propeller repeat protein, whose translation MIRQRTRQFRPWLIAGCLLSVFLAPVLTNGVLLRAAEDAEPAKEANPTEDDVRLLKGLFRELFNPRANGQRRQRDMGEGGLRSTDEGDEESPRDSIDSRAPHDTKNEQVLQAAELAVRQKNWKQAIELLQKLLDQSEDSLHRSAGGSWQSMRKTANQMLGQMPESILQEYRGQYSGLAQQQLEAAKRSGLTRDFVNVATRYFHTPAGYEAANYLGSLHFDRSEFGLAARWFEELIASPASLTRNDRWKLQAILAVARSGKQAEADALLDQLSQGRSTLVTLGGGSLPASDWLGKVQFSATPQTLALADWTQLYGTAARLGTAVGGDPLLSPDWFLPLTSSHTVRNALKWLVQDLQDQQRAQIMASSPLVMDGKVVYRDLRGIRSVDLETGRPLWESVEGISPERILGGLPSQQIDLQDGWRLRGNSFQNMNEFQGSAAEYSPLTSLLFRDGAHGIISGDGNQLFVIEEHGILSRNQPGQHWGWDGNPDPQDPFGLPWKTNRLVSYDLHTGRTLWTLGGSESRESFDPPLAGTYFYGTPAVAGEELFVVASKGDDIRLWSLDRQSGSPLWSQLIAYSDTKIDLDIARRWITSQVAVGDGVIVCPTTVGWIVAIDQLRKSVLWAHRYAPATNQSNHEREPGSQLLPQRELNALWCPSAPIISGNYVVYTPQEEPVLICLNATDGRRVWDQPKNSGLYLAGVFDQNVVVVGETSVIAYQLTSGNELWTAPFDEGVLPSGRGVVVEDHFYVPLSNGELRTINLKTGELVSRTFVASQQPPLGNLAMHRGKLVSLSPAGLTAFGQRDALLRTIQDKLAADPNDAWALLRSSEIQLLNRQYPEAIQLLRKIDRQKLSEEEQARHHSALVESLSTLIHEDVLNRGTELEELRELAETPAERLLFQELSAERLLAENKPLEAFDVFLQLASDPGSGSITRTDNTHVTSSRTVWLSGRMFDLWQATPEDKRIDLDQRISAVTTAASEQSREACQATVRLFSFHPAAVHARFKLLDWLVAAEDFASARLVLEQLTDSSDRSVSAKAIEQLARMMVQLKQPADAVHYYQILESQYGDVVVREGVTGSALAAEAKTSSELDFGEHQRGVTWPSTPLRSVQSVVNYSQPPQNVTLETQLPFFDRLSFDAYPNEQRLAMESVASGNVEWMVPLRSAVRGVDEGPFVVQQIGHQLFFISRGILHAVSPVERKILWSRSLDENADGITSGRHSSRPLVFSMMTPASYEGIQGIMLQRAQQTGSLAIAQPTYLCVYGRRSFSVIDPQSGEILWTLDGLPTNAIVAGHRDAIFSLVPGKDEVSAYRALDGKPLIVEGGAKILNNALTSHGSSLLVLDQDGPNPLRALGLKREKVVLRLHDPVANATQWKMEFPAGSVVSLLGDDEVVVLKTDGQIQRIDIATGRATSLESIPAKKAAQRSEKYLFADADRIYLIVNSRDHGNQTYGESLASIRMNGTLYCWNRKSNAFMWPPCEVKNQNLVVDRFSTLPVILCVSRSWKQRGRINIGTGTLNITAIHKQTGQKLIDSEIPSAFSGFHAISFNVDEPSIDLKSYNMRMRLVPTDGPVAAAPETKPAAQANN comes from the coding sequence ATGATTCGTCAACGTACTCGACAATTCCGTCCGTGGTTGATTGCCGGATGTTTGTTGTCTGTGTTTCTCGCCCCGGTTCTGACGAATGGCGTTCTGCTGCGTGCAGCCGAGGACGCTGAGCCTGCAAAAGAGGCGAACCCGACCGAGGACGATGTCCGACTGCTGAAGGGGCTGTTCCGGGAACTTTTCAACCCGAGAGCCAATGGCCAGCGCCGCCAGCGTGACATGGGCGAAGGGGGACTTCGGTCCACGGACGAAGGAGACGAAGAGAGCCCTCGCGACTCGATCGACAGTCGGGCCCCTCACGACACCAAGAATGAACAGGTGCTTCAGGCCGCGGAACTGGCCGTTCGACAGAAAAACTGGAAGCAGGCCATCGAACTGCTTCAGAAGTTGCTCGATCAGTCGGAAGACTCACTTCATCGTTCTGCGGGCGGATCGTGGCAGTCGATGCGAAAAACGGCCAATCAGATGCTTGGGCAAATGCCCGAATCAATCCTGCAGGAATATCGCGGTCAGTACAGCGGGCTGGCTCAGCAGCAGCTCGAAGCCGCGAAACGAAGCGGACTCACCCGTGACTTTGTGAACGTCGCAACTCGCTATTTCCACACCCCCGCCGGTTACGAGGCTGCGAACTATCTGGGCTCGCTGCACTTTGACCGGTCTGAGTTTGGCCTGGCGGCGCGGTGGTTTGAAGAGCTGATCGCATCACCGGCGAGTCTGACCCGTAACGACCGCTGGAAGCTTCAGGCGATTCTGGCGGTGGCTCGATCGGGAAAACAGGCCGAAGCCGACGCCTTGCTCGATCAGCTTTCACAAGGTCGAAGCACGCTGGTGACGCTGGGTGGGGGCAGTCTTCCAGCGTCAGACTGGCTGGGAAAAGTTCAGTTCAGCGCCACGCCACAGACCTTGGCCCTTGCCGACTGGACGCAGCTCTACGGGACGGCGGCTCGTCTGGGAACTGCCGTGGGGGGCGACCCTCTGCTCTCACCCGACTGGTTCTTGCCACTTACCTCGAGCCATACGGTGCGGAATGCCCTGAAGTGGCTCGTGCAGGATCTGCAGGATCAGCAACGGGCTCAGATCATGGCCTCTTCACCATTAGTGATGGACGGCAAGGTCGTTTATCGGGATCTGAGGGGCATTCGCAGCGTCGACCTGGAAACCGGAAGGCCTCTGTGGGAAAGCGTGGAAGGGATTTCGCCGGAACGGATTCTGGGTGGCTTACCCTCGCAGCAGATCGATTTGCAGGATGGCTGGCGGCTGCGCGGTAATTCATTCCAGAATATGAACGAGTTCCAGGGATCGGCCGCCGAATACAGCCCCTTGACGAGTCTGCTGTTTCGCGATGGTGCTCACGGAATCATCAGTGGCGATGGCAACCAGTTATTCGTCATCGAAGAGCATGGCATTCTGTCCCGCAATCAACCCGGTCAACACTGGGGCTGGGATGGAAATCCCGATCCGCAGGATCCGTTTGGACTTCCCTGGAAGACGAACCGCCTCGTCTCGTACGACCTGCATACCGGCCGAACACTCTGGACCCTGGGGGGCAGCGAATCTCGGGAATCGTTCGACCCGCCGCTCGCCGGAACCTACTTCTATGGGACCCCTGCCGTTGCGGGCGAAGAACTGTTCGTGGTGGCCAGTAAAGGAGATGACATCCGGCTCTGGTCGCTCGACCGCCAGTCGGGATCTCCGTTGTGGTCGCAACTGATCGCTTACTCGGACACGAAGATTGATCTCGATATCGCCCGGCGATGGATTACGTCTCAAGTGGCAGTCGGCGACGGAGTCATCGTTTGTCCCACGACGGTCGGCTGGATCGTCGCCATCGACCAGTTGAGAAAATCGGTGCTCTGGGCTCACCGATACGCCCCCGCGACCAATCAGTCGAACCACGAACGAGAACCGGGGTCGCAACTCTTACCGCAACGCGAGCTGAACGCTCTCTGGTGCCCCTCTGCCCCGATCATCAGCGGCAATTACGTTGTTTACACGCCGCAGGAAGAACCCGTGCTGATCTGTCTTAATGCGACGGACGGTCGCCGGGTCTGGGATCAGCCGAAGAACAGTGGTCTGTACCTTGCCGGGGTCTTCGATCAGAATGTGGTCGTGGTCGGGGAAACCTCCGTGATCGCGTACCAGCTTACCAGCGGCAATGAATTGTGGACGGCACCGTTCGACGAAGGAGTACTCCCATCCGGCCGCGGGGTCGTTGTCGAGGATCACTTCTACGTTCCGCTCAGCAACGGAGAACTGCGAACCATCAACCTCAAGACCGGGGAACTCGTGTCGCGGACGTTCGTGGCATCGCAGCAACCCCCGCTGGGTAATCTGGCCATGCACCGGGGGAAACTGGTGTCGCTCAGTCCCGCCGGTCTCACTGCATTCGGCCAGCGCGATGCACTGCTGCGGACGATCCAGGATAAACTTGCCGCCGATCCCAATGATGCCTGGGCTCTGCTCCGGTCGAGTGAAATCCAGCTTCTCAATCGTCAGTACCCGGAAGCAATTCAGCTACTGAGGAAGATTGACCGCCAGAAACTTTCAGAAGAGGAACAGGCACGACATCATTCCGCACTGGTGGAAAGCCTTTCGACCTTGATTCACGAAGATGTGCTGAATCGGGGTACGGAACTGGAGGAATTGCGGGAACTAGCTGAGACTCCGGCCGAGCGATTGCTGTTTCAGGAACTCTCGGCTGAGAGACTGCTGGCGGAGAATAAGCCGCTCGAAGCGTTTGATGTTTTCCTGCAGCTTGCCAGTGATCCCGGTAGCGGGTCAATCACGCGGACGGATAACACCCACGTCACCTCCAGCAGGACCGTCTGGTTGAGTGGTCGAATGTTTGATCTGTGGCAGGCCACCCCCGAGGACAAGCGGATCGATCTTGACCAGCGAATTTCCGCCGTCACAACTGCGGCATCCGAACAAAGTCGGGAGGCCTGCCAGGCGACGGTCCGACTCTTCTCATTCCATCCCGCGGCCGTTCACGCCCGCTTCAAACTGTTGGACTGGCTGGTCGCAGCAGAGGATTTCGCTTCTGCACGGCTTGTCCTCGAGCAACTGACGGACAGTTCGGACCGATCGGTATCGGCAAAGGCAATCGAGCAGTTGGCTCGCATGATGGTTCAGTTGAAGCAGCCTGCTGACGCTGTGCACTACTATCAAATTCTGGAATCCCAATATGGCGACGTCGTGGTCCGGGAAGGAGTCACCGGATCTGCCCTTGCCGCAGAAGCAAAAACGAGTTCCGAGCTGGATTTCGGGGAACATCAGCGAGGGGTGACCTGGCCCAGCACTCCACTACGGTCGGTGCAGTCCGTCGTCAATTATTCCCAACCTCCGCAGAACGTGACTCTGGAAACACAGCTTCCGTTCTTTGATCGATTGAGCTTTGATGCCTATCCCAATGAACAACGGCTGGCCATGGAGTCGGTTGCCAGTGGAAACGTCGAATGGATGGTACCTCTTCGCTCGGCCGTACGGGGCGTTGATGAAGGACCCTTCGTTGTCCAGCAGATTGGACATCAATTGTTCTTCATCAGCAGAGGAATCCTGCATGCAGTGTCACCTGTTGAACGAAAAATCCTGTGGTCCCGTTCACTGGACGAAAATGCGGACGGAATTACCTCCGGACGCCATTCCTCGCGACCGCTCGTCTTTTCGATGATGACCCCGGCAAGCTACGAGGGGATTCAGGGAATCATGCTTCAGCGAGCCCAACAGACGGGAAGTCTGGCAATTGCACAACCGACGTATCTCTGCGTCTACGGAAGGCGGTCGTTCTCTGTCATTGATCCCCAATCGGGTGAAATCCTGTGGACGCTGGACGGTCTTCCAACCAATGCCATCGTGGCGGGACATCGAGACGCGATTTTCAGTCTCGTTCCTGGAAAAGACGAGGTCTCAGCGTATCGCGCCCTGGACGGAAAGCCTTTGATCGTCGAAGGGGGGGCAAAGATCCTGAACAATGCCTTAACCTCACATGGCTCATCACTGCTGGTTCTGGATCAAGACGGCCCCAATCCGTTGCGAGCGCTCGGCTTGAAGCGAGAGAAGGTTGTATTGAGACTGCACGATCCTGTGGCCAACGCGACTCAATGGAAAATGGAATTCCCCGCTGGTTCAGTAGTTAGCCTTCTCGGTGACGATGAAGTTGTCGTTCTGAAGACGGATGGACAAATCCAGCGAATCGACATCGCAACCGGACGAGCCACCAGCCTCGAATCCATTCCCGCCAAAAAGGCCGCGCAGCGGAGCGAGAAGTACCTGTTTGCCGACGCAGATCGGATTTATCTGATCGTCAATTCGCGAGATCACGGAAATCAAACCTACGGTGAAAGTCTGGCGTCAATCCGAATGAATGGGACGCTCTACTGCTGGAACCGGAAGTCCAATGCATTCATGTGGCCGCCATGCGAAGTGAAGAATCAGAATCTCGTGGTGGACCGGTTCTCGACTCTGCCCGTGATTCTGTGCGTCTCCCGATCGTGGAAGCAGCGCGGCCGCATCAATATCGGGACGGGGACTCTGAACATCACCGCGATTCACAAACAGACCGGTCAGAAGTTGATCGATTCGGAAATTCCGTCGGCCTTCAGCGGCTTCCATGCGATCAGTTTCAATGTCGACGAGCCTTCGATCGACTTGAAGTCGTACAACATGCGGATGCGGTTGGTCCCCACTGACGGCCCGGTTGCCGCCGCCCCGGAAACCAAACCAGCTGCTCAAGCCAACAACTGA
- a CDS encoding alanine racemase: MSCDGEYKSDVETPSLCLDLNRFEENLEKLQALLPSAGKSWRPQVAYHGTSQLAAAQLQAGAVGLTCGSVAEAEYFASCGFHDLLVTQSPVGSQRIRRIAALCGTTRLLVTCDHYVQAQSLSEECARQGVTCRVLVELNLGSERAGVRPGRDAIELGKGIARLPNLQLCGITGCESSSPRESDLLLESGQVGAALGVLAHARHMFVKNDLRCDTVSTSGTGAFHRVLASPAVTEIQAGNLVLGTERIFDGGKPEPLERALSLLATVVGRPSFERAVLDVGRTAMGVGSGLPVLRRGADARVLCVNSDHLVVALGPVSAEWRIGDRVELEVDVPPLTTPLHRQILCFRGERLEEVWPIHRHGNLI, from the coding sequence GTGTCTTGTGATGGTGAATACAAAAGCGATGTCGAAACGCCGTCGCTTTGCCTGGATCTGAATCGATTCGAAGAAAATCTTGAGAAGCTTCAGGCTCTGCTCCCTTCCGCCGGGAAGAGCTGGAGGCCTCAGGTGGCGTATCACGGCACTTCCCAACTGGCTGCGGCGCAATTGCAGGCAGGTGCTGTCGGACTGACCTGCGGCAGCGTTGCAGAAGCGGAGTACTTTGCCTCCTGCGGCTTTCACGATCTGCTGGTCACGCAGTCCCCTGTCGGCTCGCAGCGAATTCGAAGAATTGCAGCGCTGTGTGGAACCACTCGTCTGCTGGTGACTTGCGACCACTATGTGCAGGCGCAATCACTTTCCGAAGAATGCGCGCGACAGGGGGTGACGTGTCGTGTGCTGGTGGAACTGAATCTCGGATCAGAACGGGCGGGGGTGCGGCCCGGGCGGGACGCGATTGAGCTGGGCAAAGGGATCGCTCGGCTTCCCAACTTGCAACTGTGCGGAATCACCGGCTGTGAGAGCTCATCCCCTCGGGAAAGCGATCTCTTGTTGGAGAGCGGGCAAGTGGGGGCCGCCCTGGGGGTGCTGGCTCACGCCCGTCACATGTTTGTCAAAAATGATCTGCGGTGTGACACCGTGAGTACCAGTGGGACAGGAGCCTTTCACCGGGTGCTCGCCAGTCCGGCTGTCACGGAAATCCAGGCTGGGAACCTCGTATTAGGAACCGAACGCATTTTTGACGGTGGCAAACCGGAACCACTGGAGCGGGCGCTGAGCCTGCTGGCGACAGTCGTTGGGCGTCCCTCTTTCGAGCGAGCGGTGCTCGACGTCGGGCGAACCGCCATGGGTGTCGGGAGCGGGCTTCCTGTTCTTCGCAGAGGAGCCGATGCGCGCGTCCTTTGTGTCAACTCTGATCACCTGGTCGTCGCTTTGGGGCCCGTCTCAGCAGAATGGAGAATCGGTGATCGAGTCGAGCTGGAAGTCGACGTTCCTCCGCTGACGACCCCGCTTCATCGTCAGATCCTCTGTTTTCGGGGAGAACGCCTGGAAGAGGTCTGGCCAATTCATCGCCACGGAAACCTGATATGA